Proteins co-encoded in one Candida albicans SC5314 chromosome 3, complete sequence genomic window:
- the CSE4 gene encoding centromeric DNA-binding histone H3-like protein (Centromeric histone H3 variant; role in structural changes of centromeric nucleosomes during cell cycle; 4 nucleosomes bind 1 centromere, each has 1 Cse4 molecule during most of cell cycle, 2 molecules in anaphase; Spider biofilm repressed), translating to MARLSGQSSGRQTGQGTSAEAIRQQREELRRQRELRLQQQQQAERQQQRQQYRTEQSPIVPAATSSSRYSQFGIYRNQPGDVVDTLASSLPRRTTTTRPEVNRTVPRVKKRYRPGTKALREIRQYQKSTDLLIRKLPFARLVREISLDFVGPSYGLRWQSNAILALQEASESFLIHLLEDTNLCAIHAKRVTIMQKDIQLARRIRGQSWIL from the coding sequence ATGGCAAGACTTTCAGGACAAAGTAGTGGCAGACAGACTGGCCAAGGAACAAGTGCAGAGGCTATACGACAACAGAGAGAAGAACTTAGAAGACAACGAGAATTACgactacaacaacagcaacaagcagaaagacaacaacaacgacaacaatATCGTACCGAACAATCCCCAATTGTACCAGCTGCTACTTCCTCGTCACGATATTCACAATTTGGAATATATAGAAATCAACCTGGTGATGTAGTGGACACATTGGCATCATCGCTACCACGAAGAACGACAACAACGAGACCAGAGGTTAATCGAACAGTACCTCGagtgaaaaaaagataTCGTCCAGGTACTAAAGCTTTACGAGAGATCAGACAGTATCAAAAATCCACTGATTTATTGATTAGAAAGTTGCCCTTTGCCCGGTTGGTTAGAGAAATAAGtcttgattttgttggGCCAAGTTATGGGTTGCGATGGCAGAGCAATGCTATATTGGCACTACAGGAAGCTCTGGAATCATTTTTGATACATTTATTGGAAGACACAAATTTATGTGCTATTCACGCCAAAAGAGTGACTATCATGCAAAAGGATATACAATTAGCAAGAAGGATCAGAGGACAGTCTTGGATATTGTAA